The Impatiens glandulifera chromosome 8, dImpGla2.1, whole genome shotgun sequence genome includes a window with the following:
- the LOC124911987 gene encoding anaphase-promoting complex subunit 5: protein MVGFILSPHKVSVCVLLQMYAPPAQSSVPFPFSSVSNHNRLGLFLLSLIKSRDGVFEPRLEELIAQLKEIGGHLNDWFCENLTRRLLSFSSPDDLFNFFSDMLDFLGGTESSVDDDQIILDPNCELGLFLRRCILEFNKLSFEGVCHLITTITTYCKDALSECELYESPRLQDSRMDQDLSSGYENMDLEKFSFGEVTAEIEERKKSNERGLFHSHAPKALGGCLEDRSDLKPFKVSSDLKVKHNHKHTEDPLDAISKCMGSSGYHLRTTLQIQGYLREQADAIEKNGRSFPLEEFESILTQLQKLAPELHRVHFLRYLNSLYNDDYPSALENLHRYFDYSAGTEGLDVPLLSGTDLGKYEIALLFLGMMHFHFGHPRQSLEVLTEAVRVCQHHGDDTCLAYTLAAICNLLAEFGISDTSGILGSSYSPVINLGSHLAVQQKLLVLLRQSINRAGNLKLTRLVACNHTAMAKFELMHVQRPLLSFGPKYSLKCKTCPINVCKELRQTHHLMSDFSGENSGMINDVSSSTYWLKKYRKPFDSLISTQENESEMKLDAFNFSIPQDSLPKSVLQVVGSSYLVRATAWEIYGSAPLARINALVHTTCFADSSSTADAASAYAKLVQHLSIFKGYKEALAALRIAEEKFLSVSKSRILLLKLQLLHEQALHRGHLKLAQQLCDELGVLASSVNGVDMELKVEARIRYSRTLLAANQFGQAASTAHSLFCMCYKFNMQVENARVLLLLAEIHKRSGRAVLGIPYALASLTFSQSLNLDLLKVSAKLTLAELLLLLGPNHSKRASNIIHSALPVILGHGGLELRSRAFIAESKCYLSDPGFSVIDDPEMVLDPLRQAAEELEFLEYHELAAEAYYLMANIYDKLKLFEAREEAASSFRNHIMALQTDHKQSI, encoded by the exons ATGGTAGGTTTCATTCTTTCGCCGCACAAAGTCTCCGTTTGTGTCCTCCTCCAGATGTACGCACCTCCCGCTCAATCATCTGTTCCCTTTCCATTCTCCTCCGTCTCCAACCACAATCGTCTCGGCTTGTTTCTATTGTCACTCATCAAG TCGCGCGATGGTGTTTTCGAGCCGAGGTTAGAGGAACTTATTGCACAATTGAAGGAAATTGGAGGTCATCTTAATGACTGGTTTTGTGAAAATTTAACGCGGAGGCTTTTGTCATTTTCGTCTCCTGATGACTTGTTTAACTTCTTCAGTGATATGTTAG ATTTCCTTGGAGGAACAGAATCAAGTgtggatgatgatcaaattaTATTGGATCCTAATTGTGAACTTGGATTATTTCTTCGGCGTTGCATACTTGAATTTAATAAGTTGTCGTTTGAG GGTGTGTGCCATCTTATAACAACTATTACAACGTATTGTAAAGATGCACTTTCCGAGTGTGAGTTATATGAGTCCCCCCGATTACAGGATTCTCGTATGGATCAAGATCTATCATCAGGATATGAGAACATGGACTTGGAGAAATTTTCTTTTGGAGAAGTTACTGcagaaattgaagaaagaaaaaaatccaATGAAAGAGGGCTATTCCATAGTCATGCGCCTAAAGCACTTGGAGGATGCCTTGAAG ATAGAAGTGATTTAAAACCCTTTAAGGTCTCCTCTGACTTAAAAGTGAAACACAACCATAAACATACCGAAGATCCTTTAGATGCTATATCAAAGTGTATGGGCTCTAGTGGATACCATTTACGCACAACCTTGCAGATACAAGGATACTTACGCGAGCAAGCTGACGCTATTGAAAA GAATGGTCGTTCCTTTCCTTTGGAAGAGTTTGAATCCATCTTGACCCAGTTGCAAAAGTTGGCCCCCGAGCTACATCGG GTTCACTTCTTGCGGTACTTGAATAGCCTTTATAATGATGACTATCCATCTGCCTTGGAGAATCTTCATCGCTACTTTGATTACAG TGCAGGGACCGAAGGACTAGATGTCCCACTTTTGTCTGGAACTGATCTTGGAAAATATGAAATCGCTTTATTGTTTTTGGGAATGATGCATTTCCACTTTGGTCACCCTAGGCAATCTTTGGAG GTATTAACTGAAGCAGTCCGTGTTTGTCAACAT CATGGTGATGATACCTGTTTGGCTTATACGCTAGCGGCCATTTGTAACCTTTTGGCTGAATTTGGAATCTCTGACACATCTGGAATTCTTGGATCATCATATTCGCCTGTAATTAATCTAGGTTCTCATCTGGCCGTTCAGCAAAAATTGTTGGTGCTTTTGAGACAATCAATAAATAGAGCAGGAAATCTGAAGTTAACGCGGCTAGTGGCCTGCAATCATACTGCTATGgcaaaatttgaattaatg CATGTCCAAAGACCTTTACTCTCTTTTGGTCCAAAATACTCCTTGAAATGCAAAACATGCCCCATAAATGTTTGCAAG GAACTGCGACAAACCCATCATCTGATGAGTGACTTTAGCGGAGAAAATTCTGGAATGATAAACGATGTTTCTTCTAGTACctattggttaaaaaaatatcgaAAGCCTTTTGATTCACTAATTTCCACCCAAGAAAATGAATCAGAGATGAAACTAGATGCTTTCAATTTCTCTATCCCACAAGATTCTCTACCTAAGTCAGTGCTGCAAGTAGTTGGTTCTTCGTACCTAGTTCGAGCAACAGCATGGGAAATATATGGAAG TGCTCCTTTAGCTCGAATAAATGCGCTGGTCCATACAACATGCTTTGCTGATTCATCAAG CACTGCTGATGCAGCATCAGCATATGCAAAGCTTGTTCAACATCTTTCCATTTTTAAAGGTTACAAAG AAGCACTTGCTGCTCTAAGAATTGCTGAAGAGAAGTTTTTGTCAGTCTCTAAGTCTCGAATTTTGCTGCTCAAATTGCAGTTGCTTCATGAACAAGCTTTACACAG AGGGCATCTAAAATTAGCTCAACAGTTATGTGACGAACTTGGAGTTCTGGCTTCTTCGGTGAATGGTGTTGACATGGAACTGAAGGTGGAAGCTAGGATTCGCTATTCTCGGACATTGCTTGCTGCTAACCAGTTTGGCCAG GCTGCTTCTACAGCACATTCTCTCTTCTGCATGTGTTACAAATTCAATATGCAGGTCGAAAATGCCAGGGTTCTTTTGTTGCTAGCAGAGATCCACAAG aGATCAGGAAGAGCTGTTCTAGGAATTCCCTATGCTTTGGCCAGCCTCACATTTTCCCAGTCACTTAACCTGGATCTACTTAAAGTCTCTGCTAAGCTCACACTGGCTGAGTTGTTGCTCTTGCTTGGACCAAACCATTCAAAACGGGCTTCAAATATAATACATAGTGCTCTTCCTGTTATCCTAGGTCATGGAGGTTTAGAGCTTCGATCTAGGGCTTTTATTGCAGAATCAAAATGCTACCTTTCAGACCCAGGGTTTTCAG TTATTGATGATCCTGAGATGGTTCTGGATCCCCTAAGACAAGCAGCCGAAGAACTAGAGTTCTTAGAG TATCATGAATTAGCAGCAGAAGCTTACTACTTGATGGCAAATATATATGACAAGTTGAAATTATTTGAGGCAAGAGAAGAAGCTGCTTCTTCATTCAGAAACCACATTATGGCTCTTCAAACTGACCATAAACAAAGCATATag